CGAGAAATTGCTTGCCGGTCACTAAGGAGAATAAGGATGACAAATATCATAACCTGTATTGGCCGCTTCCACGTCTCCGCAGCAGTATGTGATGCCGGGGCATGGGCCAGCCAGCGCTTAAACGCACATTTGAAATTGCTTCATGTGCTCGACAAGTCAGAATATCCCATCAAGGGGGACCTCACCGGAAAAATCGGACTAGGCAGCCAGGAGCATTTACTTGATGAACTAACCGTTCTGGAAGAAAAGCGTAGTAAATTGGCGAGAGAGCACGGAAAATACATGCTGGAAGCCGCGGAGCGCCGTGTCAGAGAAGACGGCGCAAAAGATATTTCCACACTTCAGCGACACGGTAGTCTTATAGAAACCTTGCTGGAGCTTGAAGACGAGACGAAACTCCTGGTTATGGGACGTCGGGGAGCGGAACATGACAGCGTTGCACATTCGATTGGCAGCAACCTTGAGAATGTGATACGCACGATACACAAACCTATTCTGATTGTACTATCAAAATTCTCCCTTCCAAACTGCTTTATGATAGCCTTTGATGGCAGTACGACCGCGCAAAAAGCGCTTGATATGGCGGCAGGAAGCCCGTTACTGAAAGGCCTGCCCTGTCATCTGATTATGGTATGCAGTGCTACGGATGATCGGAAAGCGCAACTGAAAGCCGCATTTGACAAACTGGTCTTAGCTGGTTTTGATGTAACGCAAAAAATACTCGAAGGCAAGGTGCAGTCTATGCTTAATGCCTACCAGAAAGCACATCAAATTGAACTGATGGTAATGGGAGCTTATGGACATTCACGTATCAGAGAGTTTCTGGTAGGAAGTAATACGACCTCTATGATACGTACAAGCGATATCCCTCTGTTGCTGCTGAGATAACTGCTTCTATTTTATCCCTGCCTGCAATGGATAACATGGTCTTTGTTAACTCATATTAATGGTTTTCTTCGTCTTTGCAA
The DNA window shown above is from Candidatus Brocadiaceae bacterium and carries:
- a CDS encoding universal stress protein: MTNIITCIGRFHVSAAVCDAGAWASQRLNAHLKLLHVLDKSEYPIKGDLTGKIGLGSQEHLLDELTVLEEKRSKLAREHGKYMLEAAERRVREDGAKDISTLQRHGSLIETLLELEDETKLLVMGRRGAEHDSVAHSIGSNLENVIRTIHKPILIVLSKFSLPNCFMIAFDGSTTAQKALDMAAGSPLLKGLPCHLIMVCSATDDRKAQLKAAFDKLVLAGFDVTQKILEGKVQSMLNAYQKAHQIELMVMGAYGHSRIREFLVGSNTTSMIRTSDIPLLLLR